The Misgurnus anguillicaudatus chromosome 12, ASM2758022v2, whole genome shotgun sequence region CACTACAACACAACAACTATTTACATAAGAAATTAACTATATACACTACTGTTGGTGGCTCTTTGTGGTTTTAAGGAGGGTTTTTTTGGCTTTTGAAATAAGCGAGGCCGCTTTATGCAACTTTGGGGAACCCTTAAAGGGGCTCAAGTTTAAGGGAGACAGCTGTATGACCACCCTCCGGGAAAGCTTTGACGAGGAGGTCCTCGGCTCGGACTTTACTGAGGTGCCTGGTTGCGGGTCCTCGGTCGGTTCCTCCTCTGGGGCCTCCTCATCGCTGCCCTCCTAGTAAAGGCAAGTGAAGAAACGGATGAGCTGTTGATCTCGAGTGTGCAAAAACATCACACAGGGATCTTGTGGAGAGAGATATTACCGTGTCAGCCTTGCGCTTTTTGACTTTCGACTTCACAGGGGAGCCCTTACTCGCCTTCCTCTTCTTGGTGGGGGTCTTCATGACGGGGGAGGATTCAGGTCCCTGGAGCAGCATGTCAAAAAGGCGCCGGTGATCTGTGGCCTGGCTGACATCCAGGTTAAGGGCGTAAAACCGGTCAGCTGTTACGGTGTCGTGGCACATGAACTGTGCCACTTTGTGGCGGTCATCTGCCGTGTGGGAGTATTTTGCCTGcgtggagagagagaaatagaaaaaaacCAAAGTTTAGAAGAGGGCCAGGTTGTCAATAAAAACGAGGTCTAGGTGGAACACTCACGTGGGTGGCGATGGAGGTCCGGATGTCAGTAAAGGTCGGAGTTCCGGTCAACCCCATGCTGCTCTAGGCCTCTTGAAAATACGCGTTGAGGTTACGGCAAAAGTTCGGCTTGGAGGTGAAGAAGAAATACTTCGCCTCCTCGCCGCCCGTCAGCAACGACCTCATGCTGAGGAAATCCACCATCCAGCCGTACTCCTCCCCCGTCAAGGACATTTGTGCCGCCCCAAACTGCTGGTTGGTCTTGTGCGTTGCTATCTGCAGGAGAGAGAGATGAGAGAACGTGTGAGGACGGGTCAAAGTGactgcgagagagagagagggaaagaaAGACTCTTACGTTAATCAGGAAGGAGTCCTCTGTGGAGCATTTGCGGGCACCCTCCACCTCCTCTATCGTCATATTCTGATATACGCCCCCTCGGTGGCCGAAGATGGACGCGAGGTAGGCAGTCATGTGCCCGTAAAAGCTCCACTGGTCTTTGGAGCTGATTGTCTCTCTGAGGCGggctgtggagagagagagagcaacaaAGACAGAGTGTCATGCAGTGCAGCGGGAGATGCGAGGGCTAAGGTTTCTTCAGCGGAGAGTGCTGATTAATACTCACCCAAGATTTCTGGAATCGCCGCCCTCGCCTTGGAACGGCACTTGAGGAGCTCCGCCTTGGGGATCAGGCGCCCTTCTTTGGCCGTTTTCACGGCGACCTGGTGGACCACCACTTTCCTTCTCATGGATTTGATTGCTGTGCGTATTTCCCTTTGTACGGACACCAAGGCCTTCTTGGAAAGGCGGCTGGTCTGCGGGGGTGTTTGGCCTAGGTAATCGACAAACTGCACCGCATTTTTGACATAGTGTTGGATGATGGTCTCCGTTATCTTGGCCCGCCTCAGGAAGTTCACCCATGACCTCACACGCTGCGTGTCGTCTAAGAAGAGGAAGCTGGAGAGGTTGGTCTTCCCGTCGGCCATGTAGCCAATGAAATTTTTGATCCTGTATATCTTTGACGCGACGTTATTAAGGAGCTTCGCGGACGGGTCGGACCCCTCTTGGTGTCTCTTGTACTCCTCCAACAGCTCGTCTGCGgtaaagaagagagagagagacaaaacaAGGCGCAAGTCAGTCAAGGCAGCGAAAGGGCGTTACAGTGACAAAGAGCGCAAAGGGTGGTACTCACTCAGGGCCGCCACGTGCTCGGGGTACTGGGGCAAGTGCTCCGATGCCTTCTGGGAGGTGATCGGCTCAGGGGAGGGACATTTAAGAGTGGTCTCCTGAGGGGTCTGCTGAGGGGTTTCCCTTGGCGTGTCTTGCCCTTCCTGGGGCTCGTCCAGGGCGGACAGCAGCTTCTTGGTTACACTGGTCAGCTGGGCAGAGGAGGAGGGCCTAAACCTTCGCTTCAACGACCTGTACCGGCGAGTTACGTCGCGCAAGGCTGTCGTCAGGGTGTCGACCTGCTGGTTTAGGCTAGCCACCTCCTCCCTGGCACGCCGGCAGAGTTGTTTTGGGCACTGCACCTCCTCTTCCTCGGGCTCCAGAGGAATCGGCTCGTCCTCCAACTCAACGAGGTCGAGCCTCGAGGCCATGGGGACCGCGGGGTTGGAGGCTCTCAGCTCGGACAGCTCTTTCAAAATAACTTCTTTCTTGCACCTCTTGATCGCATCCTTCTTTGCCCTCTTAGAAAGTTCAGAGTGTGTCTGGATGTGCCGGTCCAGCCGGGTGGTGACCTTGTCGCATCCAGGCACGGAGCACTTGCCCTCTCTGTACTTCACCCTGCCTGATTCCAGGGCCAGTAGAAGCTTTCTCTCCTTCACGTTGACCACTTTGTGGTAAACACTTAGATGCTGGCTCAGCTGTGCATATGATTTAAAGCAGATCGGGCAAAACTGAACCATCGTTCCGTCTGCCAAACACATAAATGTTAACAAGTTAAAATACTGCATTGtttatggtttgttcatgttagctaatgcatctATTACTTGTAAGAATatctcaattcaattcaattcaacaTATATACATAGTACTACATTTGGTTGTTTTTAAGTATTACAATTAAATAAACAGCTTGTTATAACAAAATGTAGTCTGCTCATTgcaaatgtaaaactgtatcaATTTTGACTTACCTGTAATCAACAAAACTCCAGAAAAATGGCACTGAACCACGAAGTGATGGCAGTCCAGGCTTTAATAACTTGCAACTTGACCAGTTTCCTCACAGTAGTAAATATAGGATACATGTTGTCACATAAAAATGATTGATGGTGCCCTTTGACCTTAGGGGAGGGGCTAACCTTTTGACCCTAGGGGAGGGGGGTGCCCTTTGACCTCAGGGGAGGGGCTGACCTCTGAGGGAGAGGCTGACCTTTTGACCTGCGAGGGAGGGGTGACCTTTGACCGGACCACCCACGTCGTGAACCTTTGACCTCCGGGGAGGGGCTAACCTTTGACCGGACCTCCCACGTCGtgaacttttgaaccgaccGCCCACGCTGCGctgaacttttgaaccgaccGCCCACGCCGCTCTGAACTTTTGAACCGGACCGCCCACGCTGCTCTGAACTTTTAACCGGACCGCCCACGTCgcgttgaacttttaaccggTACGCCCACGTCAAGTTGACATGTTTACGTCCGGGGTTATCTCCGGGGCGCGTTAAATCATGTCCTCCTacgataaaacaataaaaacagtgtttacacAAGTGGTCTTCATTAAACACATTCCATGCTCCCATCATAATTTATATAAGGTGGGGGCCCCCCAATATGTCTAATAAAAGCCGGGAAAATCACAGTTACGAAAATCACAAACATGGATACCATGGATACGCCATGCAGCTCCTGCGGTACTCCGGTGAGTGCCGAAAAAACTTTAACTTTTATCATGATCCATTTTGGAATGCTTCACATTATTATAATCTACCATGTTGGCACGGCTCGAGTGACCTCTCTACAAATTATTTTGATCAGGGATCATGACCTCTCTACAAATTATTTTGATCTGTGATCAAATTGAAATATTGTGAAATCCTCTCATCGAATAGTttcattaaacacacatttttggtgaaatgatcaaagaaattaagcgttctttcttttctttaaaaagccATACCGGTTTCTTATGCTATATTCATAAAATCAACTGTGATTATATAAAGTAAGATtagaaaagatgtttaaaatgaacATTCTCTAATAATCTTAACACTGTGTATGGATACGACGGATTAAAAAACATGTTCAAAAGtatcaacataataaaaaatggTTCTCACAGCGGCAGATGAAATACAATCTAAAAGAATAAAGAACTATCAATTCTGTCAAGATGAACATATTGTAGGAGTAAAAAtggatgtgtaattttaaatgtcCTATTATGCATTTTGTATAGATGCCCTGATTTTCAAAACAGAAGTTATGttatttcaaataaactgttcaGTACAAAGATATGGGCTTCTGCCACTTACACAGATTGCGCTCCTTTCCTTGAAGTTGCATTCCTGAGAGATGCTCCTGTAACCCGGGTAATCCAGTTACTAGTTAAGATTaagaattataaaataataataaagtgaaatataataaaataattaagtgaaGAAAAGTGAGAAAAGTAAGAAAGGAGGAAAGTTCTAGAAGGAAAACTGTTTTGCCCAATCACAGCCCTTATTTCAGTGACTGACTCTCCAAAGAGCCAATGTTAGCAGCACTTTcataagccccgcccacaacctGCAGTGGCGCTGCTAGACTGTCAGTTTGAAAGACAGAGTGGGAGAGTGAAACGGAGCAGCTACACAGAGCGATATTCAGAGATCCTCTATAAGAAAGTTTTAAAATAGATCGCGAATAACTTTGGATGCAGTAAATAGTCATATTTCTGAACGGATTCGATTACGTGAAGTTGTCATTGGAGTGAGAGGACGACAAAGCAAAGATTTGTGAACTGAAAGTGGATGAAATCCAACGGAGAATTGGAGTGTTGCAAATGAGCTTATTTGAATATATATGAAGTTATTGCCTTGGTGAGTCACATTTTACGTAATACATTATCTGAGAAAAGTGTCATTAACTAAATAAGCTATTGATATGCAGTGTTTACATGGGCCACGTGAGCACAGCGTGAGCTGTAGTATTAGCATGAGGGCTAAAGCTAATTTCACGTGTAAAGATGCTGATGAAATGTGATTGTGAAATTTATGTTTATAAGTTCAATAAGTGTTGAAACATGATTTAATATCTTAATCGAAGTATATACATGATTTTTGCTGTTAAGATATTTGCTgttaaaaagttgaaattgATATTGATTATCTTCCTGCCTTGTATTTCTTCAAGGCtgggtttttgttttgtctATGATCTATTCTACGTGATTTCCTGTGAGAGATTCCTGTTTTGTGCCATATTTAATCCTTCTGGAGAGGAATCTGTGTATCTGACGTGATTAAATATGCACAATGGCGAGCCATCAATGAACCTGTTTCCACTTTGAACTGTGCTAAGATTCACCAACTGGTAGGAAATTTCCAATTTTTTCTTGCTTTTGGACACAAAAAAGACTCTCGTTCGTTGAACTCttgatattttttttcttctacCAAAAGGAGAGATTGTCTTTTGAACTTGAGCTCATTGAGAGAGTTTAATAACTCTTGTTACTGAACTGAATCATTTGATTCACGAACTGTGTTCAACTGAGTTGTTTGATCTCTATTGGAACTGAACTGAATCATTTGATTCACGAACTGTGTTCAACTGAGTCGTTTGATCATTATTCGAACTGAATTGAATCAATTTGATGCATTTGTGTGTTTTCAGCTCATATTGTTGAGTATTCTGTTGAGTTTGAAAAGAATAGTGATCTGTTCTGAGAAATTTGAATCACATTCAGTGTTCTGAGTTAAATTGAATgtcatttcaatatttttttgggGTTTTATTGAATGTAATATTTTGCTGAAGGTcatattatttgtaaaatactTTCCCTGAAGTGAAAGAAAAACACACTACTGTTTTATTTTgagagttttatttatttttatattttgtgaagaGTGTGAAACttcaaattgaattgaatctgtCAAACTGTTGAATTCTTGATCCTATAAGAAATGAAAGAAGATTGTTAATTGTTGATCTTCACTGTTAACAACTGAGTCTATATCTGTGAATTATTCATTgaacaaataacaaaatagaaattttttataataatacaattcACTGAATCAGAACAAAACTTTGTCAGTCACTTACTCACCTGCTGTACTGCCTCCACTCTCCAGTAGACGTTCCTTGCTTCTGATATTCATTGGCCCAGACTGAAAATTATTACTAGCTGTAGCGCAATCAGTTACGTTGCACGTTACATGCTACAACTTTGGCGAGCCAGCCAGGAGAGAGGACGCAGCAGAAATTAAGGTGAATAACCACTGAGATAGACGTATAGTGAATcagaaaaacagacaaaaatggATGTTGTAGGACGAGAAAATGTCAATGTGCAAAATGCAGTCATCGTTAGTGGAGTAACACTGACTGAAGAGGACCAAGTTCTAGAAACATACCTTTCAAGATTTGGCTCTGTGCGACGCAATCTGCTAATTGATGATCCACAGTCAGAATTTCATCGCAATGCAATAGTAGAGTTCACACACAGGTCAGCCATGAGCAATCTCGAGCCCCAGCTGCCTCTAACCTTAGTGAGCCCCACTAATACAGACATTGTGTTCCGTGTGCGAGCCCTGGGTATGGTGCACACCCCCACCATTAGTACTGCCACTGTTGAGTGCTTGGAGAAACTACAGACAATAGCAAACGCCAACGGAGAGACTTTACAAAATGTCCTCCAACGAGAGTTGATGAAGGTTGGTGGGGCGAAAACTCCAGTTGACGTGCCACAAGAGACAAATCCCTTGACAAGCGCTACTAGCAGCCCCTCACGGTTGGAAGGATTCAAGTCACCCTCTGTCTTGAGATTGGAACCCGAAAACCCAGCCGCAACACAAAAATTAACCACAGAACGGGTAGCCCATCCCCCGTTAGAAAATCCACCCTTTCAAGAAATTCAACGTAGAGGATCACAAAACCTGGCCTCGGAGCAACGTAGTAGTGGGAACCGCAGTCCCTCCGTCACAGTGACATCCCATCCCTCACTCACAATGGACATGATTGACCCTCCCAGTGTGCAGAAGGTGGTTGTAGAACATATTGTTAGAACCAATGATGGAGCCCCATTGCACCAGGCCTCTTTCCGCCTCAGATCATTCTCAGGAAAAATCCCCAGGCCCATTAATGAGCCAGATTTTGATACTTGGCGTGCAAGCGTGGACTTCCTGTTGACAGATCCCTCATTCTCTGATCTACATCGAACAAGAAAAATTCTTGACAGCCTTCTCCCACCAGCCGCAGATATTGTTAAACATGTGTCCCCTAACAGCTTACCTGCAGTGTATTTGAAGTTGCTGGAGTCTGTGTATGGCTCTGTGGAAGATGGAGATGAGCTGCTAGCTAAGTTTATGGGTGCCCTCCAAAATCCGGGTGAGAAGCCTTCAACTTATCTACATAGGTTACAAGTTCTTCTGAGTACAACCATTAGACGAGGAGGCATATCTGAAAGTGAGAGAGACCGCTGTCTGCTGAAGCAATTTTGTCGCGGCTGTTGGGACAACAGTCTCATTGCAGATCTCCAGCTAGAGAGGAAGAAAACAGACCCTCCTTCCTTTGCAGAACTAGTGGTGCTTATACGCACAGAAGAGGACAAACATGCCTCTAAAGAAGAGAGGATGAGGAAGCACTTGGGGCTAACCAAGCATTGTCCTGCTACTTCGAAAATCAGACCATCGACACATCAGATATCTGCATACCCATGCGACACACAAGATAATGATTCTACTGATGCAAGTTTACAGCAAGTTTGCGCACTACAATCTCAAGCTGTTCCTGTGCAAAAACCCTCAGGTCATCAAAACAAAGCCGCCTCATCAAAATCCAATGAAGTGAGTGAGCTAAAAAGGGTTGTAGCAGAGTTGCAAGCACAAGTCACTGCCTTGAACACCGCAATTATTTCAAAAGAAAGTAAAGATGAGAAAGCAATTGAAATTTCTGACCTTAAAAGACAGATTGCTGCTTTGAGAGTTCAAGTCCCTACCTATGAAGTTCACAAAGAGCACCCTGAGAGATTTTTGCAGTCTAGAGGTCAGGTCAGGCGCAAGATACCAGAACAAGGTGCAACAGAGTGGGCCACCCATGACAAAATGCCTGAAAGCAGACCCCGTCCTGGGTACTGTTTTAGATGTGCGGAAAATGGTCATCTTGCCCGTGACTGTAATAATGCTCCTGATCCTGCTAAAGTTGCAGAAAAGAGACGCAAGCTAAGAGAACAACAAGCCCTGTGGGATTCCCAACACGAGGCCCTACAAAAATCTTTAAACTGGGAACCGTCTCTGTAGAGGGGCATACAGAGACTAGGCGAGACAAAGGCCCTAAGAAACCTACTTACTCTTTTAACCAAAACGCATGCAGCCAAACACCCTTGAATAACTTACCTAGAGGTCTAGTTGGAATAAAGTGTACTGCAGAGGTCACTGTTGGTGGGGAAAAAGTTTCATGTCTTCTAGATACGGGATCCCAAGTCACCACAATTCCCTGGTCATTTTATGAAGAACACTTGTCTGATTGTCCCCTGAAGTCACTGGATAACTTACTGGAAGTGGAAGGGGCAAATGGGCAAACTGTGCCTTACCTTGGTTATGTGGAGTTGACCTTGAAATTTCCAGCAGAGTTCCTTGGGTCAGAGACAGAAGTGCCTACTCTAGCCTTGGTAGTTCCCGATTTAATGAACATGCCGCAAATCCTGATTGGCACTAACTCATTAGACACCCTGTATGGTGAACATGTTCAAGGCTCATTGTCATGTCCCAGATCCAACTTGCATGGATACCACGCAGTGTTAAATGTTCTAAAAGCAAGACACAGGCAGGCATGTGCTGACACGGTAGGCTGTGTAAAATTTAAGGGACCAGGCCCCGAAGTGATACCTGCAGGATGTACAGTGGTCCTGGATGGACAGGTTCTGGTAAACCACCCTCATGTGGAGAGTTGTGTAGCAGTAGAATCACCAACCTTACCCACCCTGCCAGGTGGTCTGTTAGTAGCTAGCTGTTTGCATACTTTATCTTTAAAAAGGCACCAACAATTACCAGTCGTGCTAAGAAATGAAACCCAGAAAGATATTACCATCCAGCCCAGAACCAAAATTGCAGAGATACATGCAGTCCAAAGTGTCATGAAAGACAGACCATCAGATTCCAGTGGCGTGAATGAAAAGCCCTCTGCTTGTTTCAATCTACAAGTTGATTTTGGTGATTCTCCTTTGACACCTGAGTGGAAAAAACGGATAACAGATCAGTTGAAGTCCATGCCTGAAGTTTTTGCTACGCATGATTTAGATTTTGGACACACTGACAAAGTAACCCACCATATAAAACTTAATGAAGAGACACCTTTCAAACACCGAGC contains the following coding sequences:
- the LOC129432037 gene encoding uncharacterized protein, with the translated sequence MDVVGRENVNVQNAVIVSGVTLTEEDQVLETYLSRFGSVRRNLLIDDPQSEFHRNAIVEFTHRSAMSNLEPQLPLTLVSPTNTDIVFRVRALGMVHTPTISTATVECLEKLQTIANANGETLQNVLQRELMKVGGAKTPVDVPQETNPLTSATSSPSRLEGFKSPSVLRLEPENPAATQKLTTERVAHPPLENPPFQEIQRRGSQNLASEQRSSGNRSPSVTVTSHPSLTMDMIDPPSVQKVVVEHIVRTNDGAPLHQASFRLRSFSGKIPRPINEPDFDTWRASVDFLLTDPSFSDLHRTRKILDSLLPPAADIVKHVSPNSLPAVYLKLLESVYGSVEDGDELLAKFMGALQNPGEKPSTYLHRLQVLLSTTIRRGGISESERDRCLLKQFCRGCWDNSLIADLQLERKKTDPPSFAELVVLIRTEEDKHASKEERMRKHLGLTKHCPATSKIRPSTHQISAYPCDTQDNDSTDASLQQVCALQSQAVPVQKPSGHQNKAASSKSNEVSELKRVVAELQAQVTALNTAIISKESKDEKAIEISDLKRQIAALRVQVPTYEVHKEHPERFLQSRGQVRRKIPEQGATEWATHDKMPESRPRPGYCFRCAENGHLARDCNNAPDPAKVAEKRRKLREQQALWDSQHEALQKSLNWEPSL
- the LOC129445995 gene encoding uncharacterized protein, whose translation is MQYFNLLTFMCLADGTMVQFCPICFKSYAQLSQHLSVYHKVVNVKERKLLLALESGRVKYREGKCSVPGCDKVTTRLDRHIQTHSELSKRAKKDAIKRCKKEVILKELSELRASNPAVPMASRLDLVELEDEPIPLEPEEEEVQCPKQLCRRAREEVASLNQQVDTLTTALRDVTRRYRSLKRRFRPSSSAQLTSVTKKLLSALDEPQEGQDTPRETPQQTPQETTLKCPSPEPITSQKASEHLPQYPEHVAALNELLEEYKRHQEGSDPSAKLLNNVASKIYRIKNFIGYMADGKTNLSSFLFLDDTQRVRSWVNFLRRAKITETIIQHYVKNAVQFVDYLGQTPPQTSRLSKKALVSVQREIRTAIKSMRRKVVVHQVAVKTAKEGRLIPKAELLKCRSKARAAIPEILARLRETISSKDQWSFYGHMTAYLASIFGHRGGVYQNMTIEEVEGARKCSTEDSFLINIATHKTNQQFGAAQMSLTGEEYGWMVDFLSMRSLLTGGEEAKYFFFTSKPNFCRNLNAYFQEA